The Mesorhizobium loti genome includes a region encoding these proteins:
- a CDS encoding TfuA domain-containing protein produces the protein MRPWLLFAGPTLSHAEALQVADVICLAPAVQGSIIAAVQRYDPAAIIIIDGAFQAEPAVRHKEILWAVSQAIPVIGAGSMGALRAAELYPYMHGVGLIYRWYRRFAFLPDDAVAVLYGPKVVNFSPLTHALVDLRMTVRAAWRRNLISADLSGKLENAARNLNFRERTLSRMVREASPEAGDHDIEVCRQILAGAFVQQKKRDALSALQLMRENALVPAELTNFKMTIAFLQDLEDAGLAI, from the coding sequence ATGCGGCCCTGGCTTCTTTTCGCCGGACCCACGCTATCGCATGCGGAGGCACTGCAGGTGGCCGACGTGATCTGCCTGGCGCCCGCCGTGCAGGGATCGATCATAGCCGCCGTGCAGCGCTACGACCCGGCTGCCATCATCATTATCGACGGCGCCTTCCAAGCTGAGCCGGCAGTGAGGCACAAGGAGATACTGTGGGCGGTCAGCCAGGCCATCCCGGTGATTGGTGCTGGAAGCATGGGAGCCCTGCGAGCCGCCGAGCTTTACCCATACATGCACGGCGTTGGCCTTATCTACCGATGGTACCGCCGCTTTGCTTTCCTGCCTGATGACGCAGTGGCAGTGCTGTATGGTCCGAAGGTGGTGAATTTTTCGCCACTGACCCACGCTTTGGTTGATTTGCGAATGACAGTCCGCGCCGCCTGGAGGCGGAACCTGATCTCCGCCGACTTGTCAGGAAAGCTTGAGAATGCGGCCCGGAACCTCAATTTTCGGGAACGTACGCTGTCGCGAATGGTCCGCGAGGCATCACCGGAAGCCGGTGACCATGATATCGAAGTCTGCCGGCAAATCCTCGCGGGAGCTTTCGTTCAGCAAAAGAAACGCGACGCACTGTCAGCTCTGCAGCTTATGCGCGAAAATGCTTTGGTGCCGGCGGAATTGACGAATTTCAAAATGACGATCGCGTTTCTTCAAGATTTGGAGGACGCCGGCTTGGCAATCTGA
- a CDS encoding YcaO-like family protein, translating to MEQYERIGPPADEALAYLMSMRQALGITRIADITGLDRVGIPVVQATRPFSFSNAVAQGKGASLARAAISAILESAEGFFAERIEYFDVVHGSAKSLEIPSGRYETWLREPALADWRDRETAWVSAENLLSGSCEFVPLELVHTAYLVPPSPCDGIFTPTTTGLAAALDETDAVTHGILECVERDAIARALKTHGFLQHERIDPATIDDARVLTLLDELARKDMVVGLWLAPSPVGLPVIWCHLMESNPRETALLNLPADGSAAAFDPAAAVVQAIHEAAQARLAAISGARDDITRASYPKYPDWQLIAAHRQLITGGRKDVSFASQPAYRAAGGETLLRSLLTRLEESGICAVYLVRLNTSPWNRLSAVRIIIPQLYPLVE from the coding sequence GTGGAACAGTATGAGCGCATTGGTCCTCCTGCAGACGAGGCGCTGGCGTATCTGATGTCGATGCGACAAGCGTTGGGCATCACCCGTATCGCGGATATTACCGGCTTGGACCGCGTTGGCATCCCGGTCGTGCAGGCAACGAGGCCGTTCTCGTTTTCAAACGCAGTTGCGCAGGGAAAGGGCGCCAGCCTGGCTCGCGCCGCGATATCGGCCATTTTGGAATCCGCTGAAGGGTTTTTCGCCGAGCGCATCGAATATTTTGACGTCGTCCACGGTTCGGCCAAGTCGCTCGAGATACCCTCCGGGCGATATGAAACTTGGCTGCGAGAGCCTGCACTTGCTGATTGGCGAGACAGGGAAACGGCCTGGGTCTCAGCGGAGAACCTGCTAAGCGGCAGCTGCGAGTTCGTTCCGCTGGAATTGGTGCACACGGCCTATCTCGTACCGCCCAGCCCCTGTGACGGAATTTTCACGCCAACGACAACCGGACTGGCGGCCGCGCTTGATGAAACAGACGCCGTCACGCACGGCATACTGGAATGCGTCGAACGGGATGCGATCGCCCGCGCTCTCAAGACGCATGGCTTTCTGCAACATGAGCGAATCGATCCGGCGACCATCGATGACGCAAGGGTCCTGACGCTGTTGGATGAACTTGCACGAAAAGACATGGTCGTCGGCCTTTGGCTCGCGCCGTCGCCTGTCGGCCTGCCAGTGATCTGGTGCCATCTGATGGAAAGCAATCCTCGCGAAACGGCACTGCTCAATCTGCCAGCCGATGGTTCGGCCGCTGCATTCGATCCGGCGGCAGCTGTCGTCCAAGCGATCCATGAGGCGGCGCAGGCAAGGCTTGCGGCGATATCGGGTGCGCGCGATGACATTACCCGGGCGTCTTATCCGAAATATCCGGACTGGCAGCTTATCGCGGCACACCGGCAGCTGATCACCGGCGGCCGCAAGGATGTGAGTTTCGCCAGCCAGCCTGCCTATCGAGCGGCGGGCGGCGAGACCTTGTTGCGCAGCCTTCTCACCAGGCTGGAGGAAAGCGGAATTTGCGCTGTGTACCTAGTCCGCCTTAACACCAGCCCTTGGAACCGGCTGTCGGCCGTCAGGATAATTATCCCCCAATTGTACCCGCTGGTGGAGTGA
- a CDS encoding AAA family ATPase, with product MIDDGAEARHERRVLTALCYDLVGSTELLGLLGIEDFEELILAFQLAAKEAIASCSGTVRVEVGDGGVAMFPVDLGAKDSASLAISAGLAIVKACKRLAAEKGRSDLHVRVGVATSMALILKGDTAAAQDTVTGPAFALAARLQAIARSDTVFVSNDTRNLTRRSHVFSFCGAHLIKGFAQPEQVWQALSHKRKVDRFFAFGRLASPLIDRTDEANLIHQCWTEAVSGRGQVILIEGEAGIGKSRILHEVRRRTRFQRDKLLLFQCMPGDSRSTLYPLRQAMLGNFDAGEPALTSTLVAEVFAAHDVHDGEVVDIFSFLLGAEGASSGFQEMDPDVIREKADWAARRALQAMCAGGPLVLFVEDIHWIDLTSKQLLGELAKLVPSCPVLLIVTTRPGFGDWLDGKSKHVLLAPLEHADTLQAIATMWPQGKRALAPEPELIELVERVTGGVPLFIEEVCQWMAEDIANRTEQLPQGASLGRASVLETVLDARLEPLGRAREVARAAAVAGGRSSLDLLSALLPEFDQGTISAALDALGEAGFVRARHAGVSLYAFRHALIQETIYNGTLRKRRQTLHQRLYAAVNGNRSLARWLTTAALADHAERGGLLEEAIGEFVNAGMESSSRSAMTEARQLLEHAIGLCEQISDHDRRDALRLSAMVALGPILTAVEGPNSEHARKLYDDGVKIARRRPMAERAKWFPIYWGWWFTGSIVDGERAQAVVSDLKEVNDPEIQLQARHCLWAVDFNRGDHSGCIAAIDAGLPLYDVGQGHANATRFGGHDARVCGLAHRALSLWFSGRATSALRSMSEARRWAQQTGHVSSITHACINDAMLSCYRRDFAALRHVIADLRQLTARYHLPSLAVSAQIFEGWCDGNAGHLEQGKDKMREGLGLHGKVQTPEDEPVYCGMLAELLARSGETDQALALLHSAVAEAEAGGSRYWLAELHRRIAQLLVLVKAEASQAAAAFERSLTTAAEQNAVPILIGTYETLRSSNVSPELLRRYSDRVETARKSAEPGEPLIVNPEPELRASR from the coding sequence TTGATCGACGATGGCGCTGAAGCCCGTCACGAGCGGCGTGTCCTGACCGCCCTGTGCTACGATCTCGTCGGCTCCACCGAGTTGCTCGGACTGCTTGGCATCGAGGATTTCGAGGAACTGATCCTGGCGTTTCAGCTGGCCGCCAAGGAAGCGATCGCATCCTGCTCCGGCACCGTGAGGGTCGAGGTCGGCGATGGCGGCGTCGCAATGTTCCCAGTCGATCTGGGCGCGAAGGATTCGGCATCGCTGGCAATCAGCGCCGGGCTTGCGATCGTCAAGGCGTGCAAGCGCCTCGCGGCGGAGAAAGGGAGGAGCGACCTGCATGTAAGGGTCGGTGTGGCGACCTCAATGGCGCTGATCCTGAAGGGCGACACCGCCGCAGCGCAGGACACCGTCACCGGTCCTGCATTTGCGCTGGCAGCCAGGCTGCAGGCAATCGCCCGGTCAGACACCGTCTTCGTCTCCAACGATACGCGCAATCTGACACGCCGCTCACACGTATTCAGCTTCTGTGGCGCTCACCTGATCAAAGGTTTCGCGCAACCCGAGCAGGTCTGGCAGGCGCTGAGCCACAAGCGGAAGGTAGACCGCTTCTTCGCGTTCGGACGCCTCGCCAGCCCCTTGATCGACCGTACGGATGAGGCCAACCTGATACATCAATGTTGGACCGAAGCCGTTTCGGGACGGGGCCAGGTCATCCTGATCGAGGGCGAAGCCGGCATTGGCAAGTCGCGCATCCTGCACGAGGTGCGCCGGCGAACGCGCTTTCAGCGCGACAAGTTGCTCCTCTTCCAATGTATGCCAGGCGACTCGCGCTCGACGCTGTATCCACTACGGCAGGCGATGCTGGGAAATTTCGACGCCGGCGAGCCTGCATTGACTTCGACGCTTGTGGCCGAGGTGTTCGCCGCGCATGACGTTCACGACGGTGAAGTCGTCGACATCTTTTCTTTTCTGCTGGGTGCGGAAGGTGCAAGTTCCGGGTTCCAGGAGATGGATCCGGACGTAATCCGGGAGAAGGCTGACTGGGCCGCGCGCCGAGCGCTACAAGCAATGTGCGCCGGTGGCCCGCTGGTCTTATTCGTTGAAGATATTCACTGGATCGACCTGACGTCGAAGCAGCTGCTCGGCGAGCTTGCAAAGCTGGTTCCCAGTTGTCCTGTGCTCTTGATCGTGACGACGAGGCCTGGATTTGGCGACTGGTTGGACGGAAAAAGCAAACATGTCCTGCTCGCTCCCCTCGAGCATGCCGACACCTTGCAGGCAATCGCGACGATGTGGCCTCAGGGCAAGCGAGCGCTCGCGCCTGAGCCTGAGCTGATAGAGTTGGTCGAGCGCGTAACCGGCGGTGTGCCACTGTTCATCGAAGAGGTTTGCCAATGGATGGCGGAGGATATCGCCAACCGCACGGAGCAGCTGCCACAAGGCGCTTCGCTCGGCCGCGCGTCGGTGTTGGAAACTGTGCTGGATGCCCGGCTGGAGCCTCTCGGCCGCGCCCGCGAGGTAGCGCGAGCGGCCGCCGTCGCCGGCGGCAGGTCCAGCCTGGACTTGCTGTCGGCGCTCTTGCCGGAATTTGACCAGGGCACAATCTCCGCGGCGCTCGATGCCCTGGGCGAGGCAGGCTTCGTTCGCGCCAGGCACGCAGGCGTTTCGCTGTACGCGTTCCGGCATGCACTCATCCAGGAAACGATCTACAATGGAACGCTGCGGAAGCGGCGGCAGACTCTACATCAGCGTCTCTATGCGGCGGTGAACGGCAACCGCAGCCTCGCCAGATGGCTGACGACGGCAGCACTTGCCGACCATGCCGAGCGAGGAGGCCTGCTGGAGGAGGCGATCGGCGAGTTCGTCAATGCCGGCATGGAAAGCTCGTCCCGTTCGGCCATGACCGAGGCGAGGCAGTTGCTCGAGCACGCCATTGGACTTTGCGAGCAGATTTCCGATCATGACAGACGGGACGCGCTACGGCTCTCGGCGATGGTGGCGCTCGGGCCGATACTGACGGCCGTCGAAGGGCCGAATTCCGAGCACGCCCGCAAGCTCTATGACGACGGCGTAAAGATCGCACGGCGGCGGCCGATGGCGGAGCGCGCCAAATGGTTCCCGATCTATTGGGGTTGGTGGTTCACTGGCTCGATCGTCGATGGCGAGCGGGCGCAGGCCGTCGTCAGCGACCTGAAGGAGGTCAATGACCCAGAGATCCAGTTGCAGGCCAGGCACTGCTTGTGGGCAGTCGATTTCAATCGCGGAGACCATAGCGGATGCATAGCTGCGATTGATGCCGGATTGCCGCTCTATGACGTGGGCCAGGGGCACGCGAATGCCACCCGTTTCGGGGGGCATGACGCGCGTGTGTGCGGCTTGGCGCATCGTGCATTGTCGCTGTGGTTCTCGGGGCGTGCAACAAGCGCTCTTCGGTCCATGTCCGAGGCCCGGCGCTGGGCGCAACAGACCGGCCATGTCAGCAGCATTACGCATGCCTGCATCAATGACGCCATGCTCAGTTGCTATCGCCGCGACTTCGCAGCGCTGCGTCACGTGATTGCGGATCTACGACAGCTGACCGCGCGTTATCACCTGCCTTCGCTCGCCGTCTCGGCGCAAATCTTCGAGGGCTGGTGCGATGGCAACGCTGGCCATCTCGAGCAAGGCAAGGACAAGATGCGCGAGGGCCTCGGCCTGCATGGAAAGGTGCAGACGCCGGAGGACGAGCCCGTCTATTGCGGCATGTTGGCTGAACTTCTCGCGCGCTCAGGTGAGACCGACCAGGCGCTCGCGCTGCTTCATTCAGCTGTAGCCGAGGCCGAGGCGGGCGGCAGTCGCTACTGGCTGGCGGAACTGCACCGGCGAATCGCGCAACTTCTCGTCCTCGTCAAGGCGGAAGCCAGCCAGGCGGCCGCCGCCTTTGAGAGGAGCCTCACCACTGCAGCCGAGCAAAACGCCGTACCCATCCTGATCGGAACCTATGAGACGCTCAGATCATCGAATGTCTCGCCCGAACTGCTCCGTCGCTACAGCGATCGTGTCGAAACGGCAAGGAAGTCGGCCGAGCCCGGCGAACCGCTGATCGTGAACCCCGAACCGGAACTGCGGGCCAGCCGATAG
- a CDS encoding histidine phosphatase family protein produces MPILYYVTHPQVRVDAKIPVPEWGLSDIGRARAVAMLDQPFVGSIRRIVSSAERKAMETAEILATHLRLAIEVRERMHENDRSATGFLPPPEFEAVADQFFANPHESVRGWERAIDAQHRTVSEVEAVLRSNDADDIAFVGHGGVGTLLLLSLSGKEISRQADQPAGGGNYFAYDIGAARVVHGWRPIDGPAQL; encoded by the coding sequence GTGCCGATCCTCTACTACGTCACGCATCCCCAGGTTCGGGTCGATGCCAAAATTCCCGTGCCGGAATGGGGGCTGTCCGACATCGGACGGGCGAGAGCGGTCGCAATGCTCGATCAACCCTTTGTCGGGTCGATCCGGCGTATCGTGTCGTCGGCTGAACGCAAGGCGATGGAAACCGCCGAGATCCTCGCAACGCATCTGCGTCTTGCCATCGAGGTGAGGGAACGGATGCATGAGAACGATCGATCGGCAACGGGCTTTCTGCCGCCGCCGGAGTTCGAGGCTGTCGCGGACCAGTTCTTCGCCAATCCACACGAGAGCGTTCGCGGGTGGGAGCGCGCCATCGATGCCCAGCATCGCACCGTGAGCGAAGTCGAAGCCGTGCTCCGCAGCAATGACGCCGACGACATTGCTTTCGTGGGTCATGGAGGCGTCGGAACGCTGCTCTTGCTGTCTCTCAGTGGCAAGGAAATCAGCCGCCAAGCGGATCAGCCGGCCGGCGGCGGCAATTATTTCGCGTACGATATCGGCGCAGCCCGTGTCGTCCACGGATGGCGGCCGATCGACGGGCCGGCGCAGCTGTAA
- the rnhA gene encoding ribonuclease HI has translation MSKQVEIFTDGACSGNPGPGGWGAILRFNGTTKELSGGEAETTNNRMELLAAISALNALKEPCTVELHTDSKYVMDGISKWIHGWKKNGWKTADKKPVKNGELWQALDEANKRHKVTWNWVKGHAGHAENERADELAREGMAPFKKGPFKPAAAPKPAAQAKQPAIAKARRSTQSY, from the coding sequence ATGAGCAAACAGGTTGAGATCTTCACCGACGGCGCCTGTTCGGGCAATCCCGGCCCCGGCGGCTGGGGCGCGATCCTGCGCTTCAACGGTACCACCAAGGAGCTTTCCGGCGGTGAGGCCGAGACGACCAACAACCGCATGGAGCTTCTCGCCGCCATCTCGGCGCTGAATGCGCTGAAGGAACCTTGCACGGTCGAGCTTCACACCGACAGCAAATATGTCATGGATGGCATCTCCAAGTGGATCCACGGCTGGAAGAAGAACGGCTGGAAGACCGCCGACAAGAAGCCTGTGAAGAACGGTGAACTCTGGCAGGCGCTCGACGAAGCCAACAAGCGCCACAAGGTCACCTGGAACTGGGTCAAGGGCCATGCCGGCCATGCCGAAAACGAGCGCGCCGACGAACTCGCGCGCGAAGGCATGGCACCGTTCAAGAAAGGCCCGTTCAAGCCTGCAGCAGCGCCGAAGCCGGCTGCGCAGGCAAAACAGCCGGCGATCGCGAAAGCGCGGCGCTCAACCCAGAGCTATTGA
- a CDS encoding homoserine kinase gives MAVYTDVAEGELGAFLKHYPVGDLLSYKGIAEGTENSNFLLHTSSGSYILTLYEKRVEKADLPFFLGLMGHLANKGVSCPLPVTAHDGSVIGTLAGRPAVIITFLEGLSLRRPTATHCAEVGKALAELHLAGADFSMTRPNALAIDGWRKLWSAARDRADEVEPGLAAEVDADFADFERNWPKDLPQGIIHADLFPDNVFFLGEKLSGLIDFYFACDDLYAYDVATCLNAWCFEKDFSFNLTKGKALLAGYQSVRPLSDQEKAALPMLARGSALRFMLTRLYDWLTVPNGGLVMKRDPTEYIRRMRFHRAIRSPSEYGLA, from the coding sequence ATGGCGGTCTACACCGACGTTGCGGAAGGCGAACTCGGCGCATTCCTGAAGCACTATCCGGTCGGCGATCTCCTGTCCTACAAGGGCATCGCCGAAGGCACCGAGAACTCGAACTTCCTGCTGCACACCTCAAGCGGCTCCTACATCCTGACGCTCTATGAAAAGCGGGTCGAGAAGGCGGATCTGCCGTTTTTTCTCGGCCTGATGGGCCATCTCGCCAACAAGGGCGTCTCCTGCCCGTTGCCGGTGACCGCGCATGACGGCAGCGTCATCGGCACGCTCGCCGGACGGCCGGCAGTCATCATCACTTTCCTCGAGGGACTTTCCCTGCGGCGGCCGACAGCAACGCATTGCGCCGAGGTCGGCAAGGCGTTGGCGGAATTGCATCTGGCTGGCGCCGATTTTTCGATGACGCGCCCCAATGCACTGGCCATCGACGGCTGGCGCAAGCTCTGGAGCGCGGCGCGCGACCGCGCCGACGAGGTAGAGCCGGGCCTCGCGGCCGAGGTCGATGCCGATTTCGCCGATTTCGAGCGCAACTGGCCGAAAGACCTGCCGCAAGGCATCATCCATGCCGATCTTTTCCCCGACAATGTCTTCTTCCTCGGTGAAAAGCTCTCCGGTCTGATCGACTTCTATTTCGCCTGCGACGACCTTTACGCCTATGATGTCGCCACTTGCCTCAATGCCTGGTGCTTCGAGAAGGATTTTTCCTTCAACCTCACCAAGGGCAAGGCGCTGCTAGCCGGCTATCAGAGCGTGCGTCCGCTGAGCGATCAGGAGAAGGCGGCGCTGCCGATGCTGGCGCGCGGTTCGGCGCTGCGCTTCATGCTGACCCGGCTGTACGACTGGCTGACTGTTCCCAATGGTGGGCTGGTGATGAAACGCGATCCGACCGAGTACATCAGAAGGATGCGGTTCCACCGGGCGATCAGATCTCCTTCGGAATATGGATTGGCCTGA
- the ispH gene encoding 4-hydroxy-3-methylbut-2-enyl diphosphate reductase: MLQTTTKPPLTIRLCQPRGFCAGVDRAIQIVVLALKKYGAPVYVRHEIVHNRYVVEGLQSLGAVFIEELSEIPAEHRQSPVVFSAHGVPKSVPADAQARNLFYLDATCPLVSKVHKQAMRHQRLGRHVLLIGHAGHPEVIGTMGQLPDGAVTLIETEADAAKLAPADPQALGFVTQTTLSVEDTAGIIRALQDRFPALQAPAAESICYATTNRQEAVKDTAPGADLYLIVGAPNSSNSRRLVEVAERAGASMSLLVQRAAEIPWNDIGNISTLGLSAGASAPEIIVDEIIDAFRQRFDVTIDLAITATETEDFPVMRVLRDVELTRADMAFVNGAA; encoded by the coding sequence ATGCTCCAGACAACCACCAAGCCTCCTTTGACGATCCGGCTCTGCCAGCCGCGCGGTTTTTGCGCTGGTGTCGACCGTGCCATCCAGATCGTCGTGCTGGCGCTGAAGAAATATGGCGCGCCGGTCTATGTCCGCCATGAGATCGTGCACAACCGCTATGTCGTGGAGGGGCTGCAAAGCCTTGGCGCCGTCTTCATCGAGGAACTCTCCGAGATCCCGGCCGAACATCGGCAGTCGCCCGTCGTGTTCTCGGCGCATGGCGTGCCGAAATCGGTGCCGGCGGATGCCCAGGCGCGCAATCTCTTCTATCTCGATGCCACTTGCCCGCTGGTGTCGAAGGTCCACAAGCAGGCGATGCGCCATCAGCGGCTCGGCCGCCATGTGCTCTTGATCGGTCACGCCGGACATCCCGAGGTGATCGGCACCATGGGCCAGCTGCCGGACGGAGCGGTGACGCTGATCGAGACCGAAGCCGATGCCGCCAAGCTCGCGCCCGCCGATCCGCAGGCGCTCGGCTTCGTCACCCAGACCACTTTGTCGGTCGAGGACACCGCCGGCATCATCCGCGCCTTGCAGGATCGCTTTCCAGCCCTGCAGGCGCCGGCGGCGGAATCGATCTGCTACGCCACCACGAACCGCCAGGAAGCGGTCAAGGACACCGCTCCAGGCGCCGATCTCTATCTGATCGTCGGCGCGCCCAATTCCTCCAATTCGAGACGCCTTGTCGAAGTGGCGGAGCGTGCCGGCGCCTCGATGTCGCTTCTCGTGCAGCGCGCCGCCGAGATTCCGTGGAATGACATCGGCAACATCTCGACGCTCGGCCTGTCGGCCGGCGCGTCGGCGCCCGAAATCATCGTCGACGAGATCATCGACGCGTTCCGGCAACGCTTCGATGTCACGATCGACCTGGCCATCACGGCCACGGAAACGGAGGATTTTCCGGTCATGCGGGTACTGCGCGATGTCGAACTGACGCGGGCCGACATGGCCTTCGTCAATGGAGCCGCGTAA
- a CDS encoding SURF1 family protein has protein sequence MSEASVKAGGRSRPRTALLFGLGLGLFLILLVLGTWQVQRLYWKEGLLQTIDQRTHSAPRPLAEVEKEFAATGDVDYTPVTVTGTFLHQGERHFYATWEGDAGFNVYTPLTLDDGRFVLINRGFVPYDLKDAAKRAKGQVTGKVIVTGLARNPLPAKPSMMLPDNDVAKNIFYWKDRDVMAASAGLPAGAALVPIFIDADKTPNPGGLPVGGVTIIDLPNSHLQYAMTWYGLAAALAAVLILRLRRPAKEE, from the coding sequence ATGAGCGAGGCATCCGTCAAAGCCGGCGGCCGTTCGCGGCCACGGACGGCATTGCTTTTCGGCCTTGGCCTGGGGCTGTTCCTGATTCTGCTGGTGCTCGGCACCTGGCAGGTCCAGCGCCTGTATTGGAAGGAAGGTCTCCTCCAGACCATTGACCAGCGCACCCACTCTGCGCCACGGCCGCTGGCCGAAGTCGAGAAAGAATTCGCAGCCACAGGGGACGTCGACTACACGCCGGTCACCGTCACCGGCACGTTCCTGCATCAAGGCGAACGGCATTTCTACGCGACCTGGGAAGGCGATGCCGGCTTCAACGTCTACACGCCGCTGACGCTCGACGATGGCCGCTTCGTCCTGATCAATCGCGGCTTCGTGCCTTACGATCTGAAGGATGCCGCCAAGCGCGCCAAGGGACAGGTGACGGGCAAGGTGATTGTCACCGGGCTGGCCCGCAATCCGCTGCCGGCAAAGCCTTCGATGATGCTCCCCGACAACGACGTGGCGAAGAACATTTTCTACTGGAAGGACCGCGACGTGATGGCGGCGAGCGCCGGGCTGCCGGCTGGCGCTGCGCTGGTGCCGATCTTCATCGACGCCGACAAGACGCCAAATCCAGGCGGATTGCCGGTTGGCGGCGTCACCATCATCGACCTGCCGAACAGCCATCTGCAATATGCGATGACCTGGTATGGGCTTGCCGCGGCGCTCGCCGCCGTGCTCATCCTGCGGCTCCGCCGTCCAGCGAAAGAGGAATGA
- a CDS encoding DUF983 domain-containing protein, whose amino-acid sequence MSEDRAIWPPIDPISAGLHGRCPRCGEGRLFSGFLTVGKRCVNCGLDYSYADAGDGPAVFVILIIGFLIVGLALWVEVTLSPPLWLHLLVWIPLAVALCLTALRLIKGVLLTLQYRNKAAEGRLDRGE is encoded by the coding sequence ATGAGTGAAGATAGGGCGATCTGGCCTCCGATCGACCCGATTTCGGCCGGCCTGCACGGCCGCTGCCCGCGCTGCGGCGAGGGGCGGCTGTTTTCCGGCTTCCTCACCGTCGGCAAGCGCTGTGTCAATTGCGGCCTCGACTATTCCTACGCCGATGCCGGCGACGGGCCGGCGGTGTTCGTCATCCTGATCATCGGCTTCCTCATTGTCGGACTGGCGCTCTGGGTTGAAGTCACGCTGAGCCCGCCGCTCTGGCTGCATCTGCTGGTCTGGATCCCGCTGGCTGTCGCGTTGTGCCTGACGGCGCTGCGGCTGATCAAGGGCGTGCTGCTTACCCTGCAATATCGCAACAAGGCGGCCGAAGGCCGGCTGGATCGCGGCGAATGA
- a CDS encoding cytochrome c oxidase subunit 3, with product MADAHAHAKPQHDYHLVNPSPWPFLGSVGALVTAFGGVCLMEYLKGGSFPIFGHNIANPWLFFIGLVIVLYTMFAWWSDTIKEAHEGHHTRVVSLHLRYGMIMFIASEVMFFVAWFWAYFDASLFPSEVQQYARTAFTGGVWPPKGMEVLDPFHLPLYNTVILLLSGTTVTWAHHSLIHGDRKGLINGLVLTVGLGMLFTMVQAYEYMHAPFGFKDSIYGATFFMATGFHGFHVIIGTIFLAVCLIRAMKGDFTPKQHFGFEAAAWYWHFVDVVWLFLFASIYVWGSVGAVIEGH from the coding sequence ATGGCAGACGCGCACGCACACGCAAAACCACAGCATGACTATCATCTCGTCAACCCGAGCCCGTGGCCTTTCCTGGGATCGGTAGGGGCGCTCGTGACCGCCTTTGGCGGCGTCTGCCTGATGGAGTACCTGAAGGGCGGCTCGTTCCCGATCTTCGGCCACAACATCGCCAATCCGTGGCTGTTCTTCATCGGCCTGGTGATCGTCCTCTACACCATGTTCGCCTGGTGGTCGGATACGATCAAGGAAGCGCATGAGGGCCATCACACGCGTGTCGTGTCGCTGCATCTGCGCTACGGCATGATCATGTTCATCGCCTCGGAGGTGATGTTCTTCGTTGCCTGGTTCTGGGCCTATTTCGACGCCAGCCTGTTTCCGAGCGAAGTCCAGCAATATGCCCGCACCGCCTTTACCGGCGGTGTCTGGCCGCCGAAGGGCATGGAGGTTCTCGATCCCTTCCATTTGCCGCTCTACAACACCGTCATCCTGCTTCTGTCGGGCACCACGGTCACCTGGGCGCACCATTCGCTCATCCATGGTGATCGCAAGGGCCTGATCAACGGCCTGGTGCTGACCGTCGGCCTCGGCATGCTGTTCACAATGGTGCAGGCCTATGAGTACATGCACGCTCCGTTCGGCTTCAAGGATTCCATCTACGGCGCCACCTTCTTCATGGCGACCGGCTTCCATGGTTTCCATGTCATCATCGGCACCATCTTCCTGGCTGTCTGCCTGATCCGGGCGATGAAGGGTGATTTCACCCCCAAGCAGCATTTCGGCTTCGAGGCGGCCGCTTGGTATTGGCACTTCGTCGACGTGGTCTGGCTGTTCCTGTTCGCATCGATCTACGTCTGGGGATCGGTCGGCGCGGTGATCGAAGGCCACTGA
- a CDS encoding cytochrome c oxidase assembly protein, with the protein MSVETPKKTTGKNGNVIVAAVCLAFFTGMIGMAYAAVPLYKMFCQATGYGGTTQRAEKQYAGRVLDREITVRFDANIAGVPWDFQPVQRSMTMKIGETVQAHYKATNKFDRPVTGRATFNVQPELAGPYFNKVECFCFTDTTLKPGETLDMPVLFYVDPDIVNVPELKDVKTITLSYTMFPVEKTKPVASSEPAKGNSKTISNTEANLGG; encoded by the coding sequence ATGAGCGTCGAGACGCCCAAAAAGACGACGGGCAAGAACGGCAACGTCATCGTCGCGGCTGTCTGCCTTGCCTTTTTCACCGGCATGATCGGCATGGCCTATGCCGCGGTGCCGCTTTACAAGATGTTCTGCCAGGCGACAGGCTATGGCGGCACGACGCAACGTGCCGAGAAGCAGTATGCCGGCCGTGTGCTCGACCGTGAGATCACCGTTCGCTTCGATGCCAACATCGCCGGCGTGCCGTGGGATTTCCAGCCGGTTCAGCGCTCGATGACCATGAAGATCGGCGAGACGGTGCAGGCCCACTACAAGGCCACCAACAAGTTCGATCGCCCCGTGACCGGCCGCGCCACCTTCAATGTGCAGCCGGAACTGGCAGGCCCCTACTTCAACAAGGTCGAGTGTTTCTGTTTCACCGACACGACGCTGAAGCCGGGCGAGACGCTGGACATGCCGGTCCTGTTCTATGTGGACCCCGACATCGTCAACGTGCCGGAACTGAAGGACGTGAAGACGATCACTCTGTCCTACACGATGTTCCCGGTCGAGAAGACCAAGCCGGTCGCCTCCTCGGAGCCGGCCAAGGGCAATAGCAAGACAATTTCGAATACCGAAGCAAATCTCGGGGGTTGA